The genome window GGTAATAATCTAAATTGTAGGTGTTGATATCTTTTAAATTACCAACACCCTTTTTAAAACTTGTAGTTGAGAAAACCTTGTCAAATTTTGGTCTTTGGCTAGTAGAAGAATAACCAGTTAATTCGAGTTTGCCACCAGAACCGTTTTCTTTTTTGATAAAAAGTTCAAGAACAATCGTTGAACCATCTTGAATAAACTGTGCATCAGATTCAAAATTATTATTTTGTTGAAACTCACGACCTCACATAACTTGGTTTTTTAGTGTTATTTTTGTGTCATTAATACTTTCTCGAGTTAGTTCAGGAAATTGGTTTGCTTTAATTTCTTTAAGAATTTCGGGAGATAAAACAAGCGCTTGTTGTTTTGTGACAGGTCTTTGGACACCGTTTCCAACTTGTACGCCTTGTCCATTGTTAAAAAGTTCGCCAAAATTCACATCAAAATCCATACCTAAAATATAGGCGAATTTTGGTGATTCATTTGAAATTTGTTGAGCTTCAATTTCTTGCCTTTTACCACTTTCATCGTTTTTAAAACTAGCTTTTGCCTCTACATTTCTTACCTTTTGAATAAACAATCCTTTTCCCTCTTTTGAAGCGACTAAATAATGTTTGTTAAAATCGTTAATTCCGTTGATTTTGAAAGCTAAAAAGAAAGAACCGTGTTGAATATCAGTTGGGTTAGATTGATTTTCTCCTTTTCCGCCAACAGCAGAACCAGCAGAACCTGAACCTTCTGCTGGTTTTTCCTGAAACTTAATTGATTTGGTGATTGAATAACCATCGTTTTCTTTTTTAATGTATCCTTTAAATTTCAGTTCTGGGCGACTAAAGTCGGTTAAAATTGACTGACCATCACTTTCAGTTTTAACATCGTTTTTTCCATCGATGAAAACTAAAGGACTAAATTCTTTGGCAACATCAAAGGCAGTTTTGGCACTGAATACATTATTTACAACGATTTTTGAATCGGCAAGATTTTCGTTTGTTTTTTTATTAACTATTGCAAAATTCAACTCAACTGCTTTTGTTAAAGGTGTTAAATTGAACTTAAGATCAATATTTTCTGGGTCTGTTTTTGCTAAAAGTAAAGTTTTAACAACCGCAACTCCAAGTCCGTTTTTTGCTGACTCTGGTTCTTCAGGTTTTTTAGGGTCTTTTTCTTCTTCGGGAGATTCGACTTTAACGGTTGAATCTTTGCTAATTTCAGATGTTAGTTTTTCTTTAAATTTTTTAATTTCTTCGTCTGTTCCAGTTTTTCCGTGTTCTAAAAAGTAAGCATTTGAAGCAACTTTTTCGGCAATTGTTGAATTATCAGAACTTGAATTGCTTTTGATTATATCAAAAATTTGTTTTACATATAAATTAATTTGCGTCGCAGTCACAGTTGGTGCGCTTTCCGGTTTATTAAGCGAAAAATTAGTAATTTTTGCAACACTTCCTTGTGCTTTGGCAATTTTTCGTTCCAAACTACGTAAGTCAGGTTGTAAATCAAAATCAAGTTCAAAATCACTAATTTTAATTGGCGTTCTGCCAATTTTGTTAGCAGAAATTGTTAATGAAAAACGAACTTGTGAATTTTTTGATAATTCAGCGGCTTCTTTATCATCTAATTTTTTTAGTGATGGAGTGATTTTTAACTGTCAAGTTTGTCCATCGGCACTTGAAAAAAGAATTTTTTCTTGGAGATTATTAGTGTCGAAATATTTGCTAAAATCAAAATTAGTGTTTGATTTTGCGTATATTTTTTGTGCAAGTGATTGATCTTGGTTGATTAGTTCGGCTTGAATTTCTTTTTTTAATTTAAATATTTTTGCAGCTTTTTGACTGATTTCATCAGAAAGCCCTTTAAAAATTTCTTCGTTTGTATTAAGACCTTGAATTTTCAAATCAAGACTTTGTTTTGTTTTTGTTACAAGATTTTCGATTTCTAAACTAAAAGTTAGAGTTCCTTTTTTGTCATCAACGTCTTTGAAAACAAGTGAAGTATCTTTTAAAATTGGTTTTATTATTTGGTTGTTATCCAAATAAGTCGGTAAATCTTGAGCGTTTACTAAATTAAGGTTTAAATTATTTTCAACTAAAGCACGTTCGAGTGATTCTGCAGAATCTGCACTTTTTCGAAACTTTGCATAGGAATTTTCCAAACTAACTTTTAATTCAGATGCACTAGTTAAAAGTTTAGATTTTAAAACTAGTGAAGATTTTACAGTATCAACATTAAAATCTTGAAGTTGGTTTGATTCAGTTTTTGGACTAAAACCAGAAAAATTTACTTTTTTACTTAATGTTGCGTTAGTTTTTGGGTCAGTTACAAAAACCAGCACGTTATTTATAGCGTTTTTTTCAACTTTTGCACTATTAAAGTCAAAACTAACTTCAAAACCTTGTTTTTCTAAATCGCTAAAGTCAAAAGCTTGCGCTAAATCAAAACTGTATAAAGGATTTTTTGCAAGTTCAAATGCTGATTTTGCCGAAAAATCGGTAAATTTAGGCACAATTTTTACTTTATCAAGTGAATTTGCAACTTTTTCATTATCAAAAACAGATTTAGTATCAAGTTTAAACTCGTTAGATTTTTCAATAACTTTTTGAAAATATGATTTGTTATAAGAACTAATTCCGACCGAAACCCCAACAATTCCAGAGGCAATAATCGTAGTTCCTAATCCAATGGCAATTATTTTAAATTGTTTTTTCGATTTCATAGTTATTTCCTATTTTTGTTTTGGTTCTTCAGTTTCTGCGGTAGTTTGACTAGATTTTTTAATTACAGTAATGTTGAATTTTTTTGAATAACGGTATTTTTCTTCTTTAGGTTCAACGGGAGATTTTTCTGCAGGAGCCGGAGCAGCAGTTTCCGCTGGTGCGGTTTCAGAAACAGTTTGACTTACAGTGGTTTCTGAAGCAGTTGTATCAGAAGTTGAACTTTCTTCGGTTGTTGCTTCTTCTGTCCGCCCTTCTGCATCGCTAGGTTTTGTTGCTTTTTCTGACTCGTCATTTTCTGTTTTAGGTTGTTCTGTTTCTTTTCCGATTTCTTCAATGTAATCTTCAGGAATTCCAACTTGAATTGTAAGACGCTTTTGATTTTGATCCCCAAAATTGTCATTGTTTCTTACTTCAACTTTAATTTTAAGTTTTGAATCATATTTTAAATTAAAGAGTTTTTTGTAATTTTCTTTAATAATATCGCTGATTAGTTTTCCAACTTTTGGTAATT of Mesomycoplasma dispar contains these proteins:
- a CDS encoding P110/LppT family adhesin N-terminal domain — translated: MKSKKQFKIIAIGLGTTIIASGIVGVSVGISSYNKSYFQKVIEKSNEFKLDTKSVFDNEKVANSLDKVKIVPKFTDFSAKSAFELAKNPLYSFDLAQAFDFSDLEKQGFEVSFDFNSAKVEKNAINNVLVFVTDPKTNATLSKKVNFSGFSPKTESNQLQDFNVDTVKSSLVLKSKLLTSASELKVSLENSYAKFRKSADSAESLERALVENNLNLNLVNAQDLPTYLDNNQIIKPILKDTSLVFKDVDDKKGTLTFSLEIENLVTKTKQSLDLKIQGLNTNEEIFKGLSDEISQKAAKIFKLKKEIQAELINQDQSLAQKIYAKSNTNFDFSKYFDTNNLQEKILFSSADGQTWQLKITPSLKKLDDKEAAELSKNSQVRFSLTISANKIGRTPIKISDFELDFDLQPDLRSLERKIAKAQGSVAKITNFSLNKPESAPTVTATQINLYVKQIFDIIKSNSSSDNSTIAEKVASNAYFLEHGKTGTDEEIKKFKEKLTSEISKDSTVKVESPEEEKDPKKPEEPESAKNGLGVAVVKTLLLAKTDPENIDLKFNLTPLTKAVELNFAIVNKKTNENLADSKIVVNNVFSAKTAFDVAKEFSPLVFIDGKNDVKTESDGQSILTDFSRPELKFKGYIKKENDGYSITKSIKFQEKPAEGSGSAGSAVGGKGENQSNPTDIQHGSFFLAFKINGINDFNKHYLVASKEGKGLFIQKVRNVEAKASFKNDESGKRQEIEAQQISNESPKFAYILGMDFDVNFGELFNNGQGVQVGNGVQRPVTKQQALVLSPEILKEIKANQFPELTRESINDTKITLKNQVMWGREFQQNNNFESDAQFIQDGSTIVLELFIKKENGSGGKLELTGYSSTSQRPKFDKVFSTTSFKKGVGNLKDINTYNLDYYQIGPNPEVVKTSQDSQTDDQGLKPPTYPDSRAKVLIKAFSAIRNSDFGGDEEATKVAREKVLESFVNAYLE